From Sulfuracidifex tepidarius, one genomic window encodes:
- a CDS encoding VIT1/CCC1 transporter family protein, protein MEKNSDNYEPVRHYTDEADKFRTKVFGIQDGLIGVGAIAIGAAGFEHDVIAVLVAGLIATIGQAFSMGIGEYISTRVRMQVIDNEIKKEKMEIEKYPNMEKEELVQFYLEKGFTEEEAKNIAEKLWKNKQSVLQEMMANELRIFPEDFENPVKLGFIMALYLVVGGLLPLSPFIVGYFVGGDFDAFLVGSVVIALVSLGLFGAMGSKYTGLSRVRGALEQVGTGSLALIGSYMGGVILAHFFPVTLLP, encoded by the coding sequence ATGGAAAAAAACTCAGACAATTATGAACCTGTCAGGCATTACACTGACGAAGCGGACAAGTTCAGAACTAAGGTATTCGGAATACAGGATGGGTTAATAGGAGTGGGTGCAATAGCGATAGGAGCTGCAGGGTTCGAACATGACGTTATTGCCGTACTAGTTGCAGGTCTAATAGCTACAATAGGCCAGGCATTCTCGATGGGTATAGGAGAGTATATATCAACGAGAGTTAGGATGCAGGTCATAGATAATGAAATAAAGAAAGAGAAGATGGAAATAGAGAAATACCCAAACATGGAGAAAGAAGAGCTGGTACAGTTCTACTTAGAAAAAGGCTTCACTGAGGAAGAGGCAAAGAACATAGCAGAGAAACTTTGGAAGAACAAGCAAAGCGTTTTACAGGAGATGATGGCAAACGAACTGAGGATATTCCCTGAGGACTTCGAGAACCCTGTGAAACTGGGCTTCATCATGGCGTTATACCTGGTTGTAGGTGGATTACTCCCACTTTCACCATTCATAGTGGGGTACTTCGTGGGAGGAGACTTTGACGCATTCTTGGTTGGATCAGTAGTCATAGCGTTAGTCTCGCTCGGGCTGTTCGGAGCAATGGGTTCCAAGTACACTGGACTGAGCAGGGTCAGGGGTGCTCTGGAACAAGTCGGAACTGGCTCTCTCGCTCTGATAGGAAGTTACATGGGAGGTGTAATCTTAGCTCACTTCTTCCCAGTCACCCTCCTCCCTTAA
- a CDS encoding PD-(D/E)XK nuclease family protein, translated as MVVKEIIYKRLSENEIKDSFDGEYWPSQIWNCVRKQYYDRMYPVSIGYESTRFTVLGSALHELIADLLKEEQGINVISEVPIRIPHPSNSEIVFSGRADDIIIIQFTKERYIVEVKSVDDLQDKLRKGFLPKLEHRAQLNMYLRAYPRSHGILLYVDRSNFEIEEIPMNFDQDLYNKTLERSESLHGYLLKRETPPPEAKQNQDMSWQCKYCVHKARCDREQ; from the coding sequence ATGGTAGTGAAGGAAATCATTTATAAACGCTTGTCAGAGAACGAGATCAAGGACAGCTTCGATGGAGAATATTGGCCTTCACAGATATGGAATTGTGTGAGGAAACAGTACTATGACAGGATGTACCCAGTATCCATAGGGTATGAAAGCACAAGGTTCACTGTTCTAGGTAGTGCACTTCACGAGCTCATTGCAGATCTACTCAAGGAAGAACAGGGGATCAACGTAATAAGTGAGGTACCTATAAGGATACCTCATCCTTCTAACAGCGAGATAGTCTTCTCGGGTAGAGCTGACGACATAATAATTATACAGTTTACGAAAGAGAGATACATAGTCGAGGTCAAAAGTGTTGACGACCTTCAGGACAAGTTAAGGAAGGGGTTCTTACCTAAACTGGAACACAGAGCACAACTGAACATGTACTTGAGGGCTTATCCTAGATCGCACGGTATACTCCTTTACGTGGATAGGAGCAACTTCGAAATTGAGGAAATACCAATGAACTTCGACCAGGACCTCTACAATAAGACCTTAGAAAGGTCAGAGTCGCTTCACGGTTACCTGCTCAAGAGGGAGACTCCTCCTCCAGAGGCTAAACAGAACCAGGACATGAGCTGGCAGTGCAAATACTGTGTCCATAAAGCCAGATGCGACAGGGAACAATGA
- a CDS encoding AAA-associated domain-containing protein: MELIDPNARIADLVGLLMVLNNNYGGKADLYELAMDMGIDIDDMMPIVYTASYLGFVTIGGGDIIIADKGLQFLNANLKQRKKLILESIRDVEPFKTAVELKEFTLDELMDELERKGIQSYNSPQGKYDLQITLAEWGVYSGLISLVDEERFKVNQ, from the coding sequence ATGGAGTTAATAGATCCTAATGCCAGGATAGCTGACCTAGTGGGGCTTCTGATGGTTCTCAATAACAATTACGGTGGTAAAGCTGACCTCTACGAACTCGCCATGGATATGGGGATCGACATAGATGACATGATGCCTATAGTTTACACTGCTAGCTACCTAGGCTTCGTCACTATAGGAGGAGGCGATATAATCATCGCAGATAAAGGATTACAGTTCCTTAACGCTAACTTAAAACAAAGGAAAAAGCTCATCCTAGAGTCCATAAGGGACGTAGAACCCTTCAAGACTGCGGTAGAGTTGAAAGAGTTCACTCTAGATGAACTAATGGATGAGTTAGAAAGGAAAGGAATACAGAGCTATAATTCCCCTCAAGGTAAATATGACCTTCAGATCACACTTGCTGAATGGGGAGTCTATTCAGGTCTAATTTCCCTCGTTGATGAAGAGAGGTTCAAGGTAAACCAATGA
- a CDS encoding aminotransferase-like domain-containing protein, with protein sequence MASRIGREIRLSPVELGSQIAKKVEINLASGNPDPAVMPVKEIEEAYNEVIENIGFKSLIYPGAGGQEELIESINKHFLPLLNVTTKDDMTVVTSGAQHAMELISKYFLENDVVGVENPTFVETFNTMKLRASVSLPFDVKGDGIDVDMVRSLTKVTKIKLLYVIPNCHNPAGVTMSVEKRKEIAELAHESDFFVIEDDPYRPIAGKVPPPIKNFDNWGKVIYVGSFSKILAPGLRVGFAVGDRKIMEKISLLEQLDFSTSTVNQYVVSLLLKKGLIKDLSSRMSEHYSNKMKVLTDSLTENGFDLFNKPSCGFFLLLDLKKDSWSVFREAVKGGLSFVPAKPFFLRGGNTMARLSITNAKEEEIRRGVEILRKSVNQL encoded by the coding sequence ATGGCGTCGAGAATAGGAAGGGAAATTAGGCTATCGCCCGTGGAACTAGGGTCTCAGATAGCGAAGAAGGTGGAGATAAACCTAGCCAGTGGAAACCCAGACCCTGCAGTCATGCCCGTGAAAGAGATTGAGGAGGCATACAACGAGGTAATAGAGAATATAGGCTTCAAGTCACTCATTTACCCAGGGGCCGGAGGACAGGAGGAATTGATAGAGAGCATAAACAAGCACTTTCTGCCTTTGCTGAACGTCACAACGAAAGACGACATGACAGTGGTAACAAGCGGGGCTCAGCACGCAATGGAGCTAATTTCAAAGTACTTCCTCGAGAACGACGTTGTAGGAGTTGAAAATCCTACCTTTGTGGAGACATTCAACACCATGAAACTTAGGGCTTCCGTTTCCCTTCCCTTCGACGTGAAGGGGGACGGAATAGATGTGGACATGGTGAGGAGTCTGACCAAGGTAACTAAGATAAAGCTACTTTATGTAATACCAAATTGCCATAATCCCGCAGGTGTGACCATGTCAGTCGAGAAGAGGAAAGAGATAGCGGAGCTAGCCCACGAGAGCGACTTCTTCGTCATAGAGGACGACCCGTACAGACCCATAGCGGGTAAAGTTCCACCTCCTATCAAGAACTTCGATAACTGGGGAAAAGTAATATACGTAGGCAGTTTCAGTAAAATCCTTGCCCCAGGGTTAAGGGTTGGGTTCGCAGTGGGAGACAGGAAAATCATGGAGAAGATATCCCTCCTGGAGCAACTTGACTTCTCTACCTCTACGGTAAATCAGTACGTGGTATCGCTCCTACTTAAGAAGGGGTTAATAAAGGACCTGTCGTCCAGAATGAGCGAGCACTACTCTAACAAGATGAAAGTCCTCACAGACTCTCTGACGGAGAACGGCTTCGACTTGTTTAATAAACCGTCCTGCGGCTTCTTTCTCCTCTTGGACTTGAAAAAGGACAGTTGGTCTGTTTTCAGGGAAGCTGTGAAGGGAGGACTGAGCTTCGTACCAGCTAAACCTTTCTTCTTACGCGGAGGGAATACCATGGCTAGGTTGAGCATAACCAACGCAAAAGAAGAAGAAATAAGAAGAGGGGTTGAAATTCTGAGAAAGAGCGTTAACCAGTTATGA
- a CDS encoding ornithine cyclodeaminase family protein translates to MALLIREVDVNSTLTYPMAYSAMREAFEFLDRKMAVNSKRMRTSISGSTLTYQAGGFREYLGYKTFVNGTFMSTLFDKNGEILSMIESDRLTQIRTGALSVLASDFTVKAYSSVGIIGLGKQGLAQIEAFHELKPGVKIDVFTRSQDRMKNALSYLQSKGIKVFPVDMKTLCKESEVVVTITRAKDPFLKLDYLNKGTHVNAMGSNIPEKSELYPEVVKSSSMIVVEDVDMALEEAGDLILSKKMGMLDENKIVTISSMISGRAKARREEGLVTLFKSVGIGLEDVAVMSSLYEEVKRKGNALELEVKGKWRRE, encoded by the coding sequence TTGGCCCTCCTGATCAGAGAAGTGGACGTGAACTCTACTCTAACATACCCCATGGCTTATTCTGCAATGAGGGAAGCATTCGAGTTTTTAGATAGGAAAATGGCTGTCAATTCAAAAAGGATGAGGACTTCCATATCTGGGTCTACTTTAACGTATCAAGCTGGTGGGTTCAGAGAATACTTGGGTTACAAGACGTTCGTGAACGGCACTTTCATGTCAACACTGTTTGATAAGAACGGAGAAATACTCTCCATGATAGAGTCTGACAGGCTGACTCAGATCAGAACAGGGGCTCTCTCGGTTTTAGCCTCAGATTTCACAGTCAAAGCTTACTCTTCCGTAGGGATCATAGGCTTGGGGAAGCAAGGGCTAGCTCAGATTGAGGCTTTCCACGAACTGAAGCCCGGAGTTAAGATAGACGTCTTCACCAGGAGTCAGGACAGGATGAAGAACGCGTTGAGCTACTTGCAGAGCAAAGGGATCAAGGTGTTCCCCGTGGACATGAAAACCCTATGTAAGGAGAGCGAGGTCGTGGTTACAATAACCAGAGCCAAGGATCCTTTCCTTAAGCTCGATTATCTGAACAAGGGAACTCACGTCAACGCTATGGGGTCCAACATACCTGAGAAGAGCGAACTTTACCCTGAAGTGGTGAAGAGCTCTTCCATGATAGTAGTAGAGGACGTGGACATGGCTTTGGAAGAGGCTGGGGACTTGATCCTTTCCAAGAAAATGGGGATGTTAGACGAAAACAAAATAGTTACGATCTCTTCCATGATCTCAGGCAGGGCGAAAGCTAGGAGGGAGGAGGGTTTAGTGACCTTGTTTAAGTCCGTTGGAATAGGTCTAGAAGACGTCGCAGTTATGTCATCACTTTATGAGGAAGTTAAAAGGAAGGGGAATGCGTTAGAACTGGAGGTTAAAGGCAAATGGCGTCGAGAATAG
- a CDS encoding winged helix-turn-helix transcriptional regulator: MELPPRLQDIVALIKEKGVVNMTDLALQLKVSPKTMKGYVRELMRTGLVEMDSEGNIRISQKQDENFEEKVKKILEIHESQISMLMKEVVELKDQVAKLKKRRGEKLET, encoded by the coding sequence ATGGAACTTCCCCCAAGGTTACAGGACATAGTTGCGTTAATCAAGGAAAAAGGCGTTGTGAACATGACGGACTTAGCTCTGCAATTGAAGGTATCTCCTAAGACTATGAAAGGATACGTGAGGGAGTTGATGAGGACTGGATTGGTGGAGATGGACTCTGAAGGCAATATCAGGATAAGCCAGAAGCAAGATGAGAACTTTGAGGAGAAAGTGAAGAAGATCTTAGAAATACATGAGAGTCAGATATCGATGTTGATGAAGGAGGTAGTGGAGCTGAAGGATCAGGTAGCTAAGCTCAAGAAGAGAAGAGGAGAGAAACTAGAAACTTGA
- a CDS encoding polyprenol monophosphomannose synthase, with protein sequence MRKTSVVIPTYNEKDNIVKLLKVMNEAIPSLNYLVVDDNSPDGTYDVLRKMEMKNLEVIVRTNERGLGSAIRTGLERALKTESELIVTMDADFSHDPAYLPGMLKMAEEGGYDIVVGSRYVKGGGIENWPLKRRIVSKGANFLFRVAMRSYLKDNTSNYRVYSARAAREALNCNSADGYEFQICSIYRALKSNLKMGEYPIVFKDREVGKSKLNNGEIVRWFKFLVSLLFSS encoded by the coding sequence ATGAGGAAAACTAGCGTCGTTATACCCACCTATAACGAGAAGGACAACATAGTCAAGCTCCTCAAAGTCATGAATGAGGCTATCCCCTCTTTAAACTACTTGGTTGTAGACGATAACAGCCCTGACGGTACTTACGACGTACTGAGGAAGATGGAGATGAAGAACTTGGAAGTGATAGTGAGGACTAACGAGAGGGGTCTGGGTTCAGCCATCAGGACTGGGCTAGAGAGAGCATTGAAGACTGAGAGCGAATTAATAGTCACCATGGACGCAGATTTCAGCCACGACCCTGCTTACCTCCCTGGAATGCTCAAGATGGCAGAGGAAGGAGGGTATGACATAGTGGTGGGGTCCAGATACGTTAAAGGAGGAGGGATTGAGAACTGGCCCCTGAAGAGGAGGATAGTAAGCAAGGGAGCTAACTTCTTGTTCCGAGTAGCAATGAGGTCTTACCTTAAAGACAACACGTCTAACTATAGAGTGTATTCAGCGAGAGCAGCGAGAGAGGCTCTCAACTGCAACTCCGCTGACGGATATGAGTTCCAAATATGTAGCATTTATAGAGCATTGAAGTCCAACCTAAAGATGGGAGAATACCCTATCGTATTTAAGGACAGGGAAGTAGGGAAGAGCAAGCTCAACAACGGGGAAATAGTGAGGTGGTTCAAGTTTCTAGTTTCTCTCCTCTTCTCTTCTTGA
- a CDS encoding DUF1947 domain-containing protein: MQRHVLSEKESEEIGEIIKRNYGVDLSGKIEIGKEKKKKYYFVNRVLSFFSYEDVLLPTLCGVMKLSLKVPYVSVDEGAVKALVKGADLFVPGIKEYHCEVKPGTFVLARTLQGVPVSILKVVDEAVEATKNGKGKFGVNVHHLKDELWGLCNEEN, encoded by the coding sequence ATGCAGAGACATGTTTTATCAGAGAAAGAAAGCGAAGAAATAGGCGAAATAATAAAGCGAAATTACGGTGTGGATTTAAGCGGAAAAATAGAGATAGGCAAGGAAAAGAAGAAAAAGTATTACTTCGTAAATCGAGTCTTGTCCTTCTTCTCATACGAGGACGTGCTATTACCCACTCTGTGCGGAGTAATGAAGCTAAGCCTAAAGGTTCCATATGTCTCTGTTGATGAGGGTGCTGTAAAGGCTCTAGTGAAGGGAGCTGACCTTTTCGTGCCTGGGATAAAGGAATACCACTGTGAAGTGAAGCCTGGCACATTCGTGTTAGCAAGGACACTTCAGGGAGTTCCAGTATCGATACTAAAGGTTGTAGATGAGGCTGTCGAGGCCACCAAGAACGGCAAGGGAAAATTCGGCGTAAACGTACACCACCTTAAAGATGAGCTATGGGGATTATGCAATGAGGAAAACTAG
- a CDS encoding M48 family metallopeptidase, whose amino-acid sequence MYSYLLLLSLIIVFPFTALPWIMKRKSYLISEEKYEVRVMRGHSQINAFSIRGLRKGYIFLTESAASLDENKLKAVIAHEIGHLERNHHVKMALLMGSLITISMFLLLDGMSWVAIPVLLLAMLAQKSLSRKFELEADRYALRLVPCQDLVSLISSYGDREASILSTHPDVSTRLKNLNYNWS is encoded by the coding sequence ATGTATAGTTACTTATTACTACTATCCTTAATCATAGTATTCCCTTTCACTGCCCTTCCGTGGATCATGAAAAGGAAAAGTTACCTAATTAGCGAAGAGAAATATGAGGTTAGAGTAATGAGGGGACACTCTCAGATCAACGCTTTCTCTATCAGGGGGCTAAGGAAAGGATACATTTTCCTTACAGAGAGCGCTGCTTCCTTAGATGAGAACAAGTTGAAAGCAGTGATAGCACACGAGATTGGACACCTAGAGAGAAATCATCACGTGAAAATGGCTTTACTGATGGGTTCTCTCATAACCATTTCGATGTTCCTCTTACTCGACGGAATGAGCTGGGTCGCAATCCCGGTTCTCCTCCTTGCAATGTTAGCGCAGAAGAGCTTATCGAGGAAATTTGAGCTGGAGGCAGATAGATACGCACTTAGGTTAGTCCCCTGTCAGGACTTGGTTAGCCTGATATCTTCTTACGGCGACAGGGAAGCTTCTATCCTTTCTACACATCCAGACGTCTCGACAAGACTTAAGAACCTAAACTACAACTGGTCATAG
- a CDS encoding zinc-dependent dehydrogenase, with the protein MKSVVLENGKVVIKDVEIPKLSKGDVLIKMRSCGLCGTDVEKICGQYTASQPILGHEPAGVVEESMAEGLNKGDRVFAHHHVPCYECYYCRKGSPTMCPYYRKTNLDPGGFSEYFRVPAWNVERGGILKLPDNVSFDEGSFVEPLATVVRGQRRVKIDDGDYVLVVGAGPMGLLHVMTAKRNGAGEVIVSDVSDFRVEFASKIADHSLNSAKVKVHEEVRRLTDGRGADVVIVASGSPRAILDGLRSVRKGGRLLLFGVPFKGTVLDYDVSDLMNNEISVISSNAAVEEDTREALSMLERKEVNVEKLVTHRFPLDQFEDAVRISKEGKTIKAVIYA; encoded by the coding sequence ATGAAATCTGTAGTCTTAGAAAACGGCAAAGTCGTGATTAAAGACGTGGAAATACCTAAGCTGTCTAAGGGTGATGTGCTGATAAAGATGAGGTCCTGCGGGCTGTGTGGGACAGACGTCGAGAAGATATGTGGTCAATACACTGCTTCCCAGCCCATCCTGGGACACGAACCTGCAGGCGTGGTTGAGGAGAGCATGGCCGAAGGTTTAAACAAGGGGGATAGGGTTTTCGCCCATCACCACGTCCCATGTTATGAATGCTACTACTGCAGAAAAGGAAGCCCCACCATGTGTCCTTACTACAGGAAAACTAACCTAGACCCAGGAGGTTTCTCGGAGTACTTCAGGGTGCCTGCATGGAACGTTGAAAGAGGGGGGATTCTCAAGCTCCCTGATAATGTGTCCTTTGATGAAGGCTCCTTCGTAGAACCCCTGGCTACGGTGGTGAGGGGGCAGAGGAGGGTGAAGATAGACGATGGTGACTACGTCCTCGTGGTGGGTGCAGGCCCCATGGGTCTACTTCATGTCATGACCGCTAAAAGGAACGGAGCAGGCGAGGTCATTGTAAGCGACGTTTCTGACTTCAGGGTCGAGTTCGCGTCTAAGATTGCAGACCATTCTCTGAATTCGGCTAAAGTCAAGGTCCATGAGGAGGTGAGAAGACTAACTGACGGTCGCGGAGCAGACGTTGTTATAGTGGCTTCTGGCTCACCGAGGGCCATCCTAGACGGGCTCAGGTCAGTGAGGAAGGGAGGCAGACTTCTCCTTTTCGGAGTTCCCTTCAAAGGGACGGTACTAGACTATGATGTGAGCGACCTTATGAACAACGAGATATCAGTGATTTCGTCAAACGCCGCGGTTGAGGAGGACACCAGGGAAGCGCTTTCCATGCTTGAGAGGAAAGAGGTAAACGTCGAAAAGCTGGTAACCCACAGGTTTCCCCTAGATCAGTTCGAGGACGCCGTAAGGATATCCAAGGAAGGAAAGACCATAAAGGCAGTAATCTACGCTTAG
- a CDS encoding cobalamin biosynthesis protein, which yields MFYVAVLALALDLVGEPPYLVHPVVWTGRIAERLTRPFRGRAYGVFLWMVSVVPILLILSILYSLDIPWLMKVVLAVFSLKVSFSITMLYRLVKGSVGEKGKENAQQLVRRNLAEEDEGHVISAAIESLFESTVDGIVSPLFWFLVLGIPGALLQRLSNTMDSMVGYRTPELEREGWFSAKVDTLMNYVPARITAIFMMIAGLLLRMNVYRCMRMVSSSKIESLNARYPIPCAAGLLDVKLEKRGIYSENPAKDLPNPEDLKRALTLFRVTLFLFLIFMLSVDYCLYGLSFLGYPYGVLELI from the coding sequence GTGTTCTACGTCGCTGTTCTCGCTCTTGCTCTCGACCTTGTAGGGGAGCCTCCTTACCTTGTCCACCCGGTTGTGTGGACGGGAAGGATAGCTGAAAGGCTCACTAGACCTTTCAGAGGTAGAGCGTACGGTGTGTTCCTGTGGATGGTTTCTGTAGTTCCTATCCTCCTGATCCTTTCAATTCTATACTCTCTTGATATTCCCTGGTTAATGAAAGTCGTGCTCGCAGTCTTCTCACTGAAAGTGTCGTTCTCGATCACAATGCTCTACAGGCTAGTGAAGGGGAGTGTAGGTGAGAAAGGTAAAGAGAACGCACAGCAGCTTGTAAGGAGAAACCTCGCCGAAGAGGATGAGGGCCACGTCATATCAGCGGCTATAGAGTCACTCTTTGAGAGCACAGTAGACGGAATAGTCTCTCCCCTTTTCTGGTTCCTTGTCCTGGGAATACCGGGAGCTCTCCTGCAGAGGCTTTCAAACACGATGGATAGCATGGTGGGTTACAGGACTCCTGAACTTGAGAGGGAAGGATGGTTCTCCGCCAAAGTTGATACTCTCATGAACTACGTGCCAGCTAGGATTACAGCGATCTTCATGATGATAGCAGGACTTCTTTTGAGGATGAATGTCTACAGATGCATGAGGATGGTCTCTTCTTCCAAAATCGAGAGCCTGAACGCGAGGTATCCCATCCCCTGTGCTGCGGGGCTGCTTGACGTTAAATTGGAGAAGAGAGGAATTTACTCTGAAAATCCTGCTAAGGACCTCCCTAACCCAGAAGACTTGAAGAGAGCCTTAACTCTATTCAGGGTCACCCTCTTTCTTTTCCTGATCTTTATGCTAAGCGTAGATTACTGCCTTTATGGTCTTTCCTTCCTTGGATATCCTTACGGCGTCCTCGAACTGATCTAG
- a CDS encoding adenosylcobinamide-GDP ribazoletransferase, with amino-acid sequence MQKIKAVIAQYAFFSIIPVRVNVQLEEVASVSFIAPLLVGLTAGLTDFGFLLLTRSLLGEASSFLLLAFVELFRGFHHLDGLLDTGDALMAIGKEKKMRALKDVQVGAGGIGATLVYISLFLTAVSNLRSPLSSLVPLVSAEVLSRGVGMLSLVLSTPLEGSFLGLTFSKYLRRYYPLLILTMIPFLSFYTLLILIFMIAVSLGIERNLGGSSGDVVGAVITLSFPIFLLGDLKCSTSLFSLLLSTL; translated from the coding sequence ATGCAGAAAATAAAAGCGGTAATAGCACAGTACGCCTTCTTCTCGATAATTCCGGTTAGAGTAAACGTACAGCTGGAAGAAGTTGCATCAGTGAGCTTCATCGCACCTTTACTGGTGGGCTTAACTGCAGGGCTAACAGACTTCGGTTTCCTCCTTTTGACGCGATCGCTCCTAGGTGAAGCTTCGAGTTTCCTTCTCTTGGCTTTCGTGGAGCTCTTCAGAGGTTTCCATCACCTTGACGGTCTCCTGGACACTGGAGACGCGTTGATGGCGATAGGAAAGGAGAAGAAAATGAGGGCTCTCAAGGACGTCCAAGTCGGTGCAGGGGGAATAGGAGCTACCTTGGTCTACATTTCTTTATTCTTGACTGCAGTTTCGAACTTAAGATCACCCCTCTCCTCCCTGGTTCCGTTAGTGTCTGCAGAAGTCTTGAGCAGGGGAGTTGGGATGCTGTCTTTAGTACTCTCTACCCCTCTAGAGGGAAGCTTCCTGGGCTTAACCTTCTCAAAATATCTAAGAAGGTATTACCCCCTGCTGATCCTGACAATGATCCCTTTCCTCTCATTTTATACTCTTCTAATTCTAATTTTCATGATAGCGGTCTCCCTTGGCATAGAAAGAAACTTAGGCGGTTCTTCAGGAGATGTTGTTGGTGCGGTGATAACTCTGTCCTTTCCGATCTTCCTCCTAGGTGACCTGAAGTGTTCTACGTCGCTGTTCTCGCTCTTGCTCTCGACCTTGTAG
- a CDS encoding cobyric acid synthase, with protein MTLLIASTMSDSGKSMVVAGLSRAFKARPVKVQNMSLNSFSTYDGGEISFIQAYQAMGAGFTPSRENNPILLKPTGKGVEVIFMGEPLGVMKADEYYSSIEDYWQKIKQGIKKDDIVEGAGGMGEPNFLDRDITVHRVASELKANIILVLDIDRGGAFASAYGTYLMSPPSVRERMRGFIINKFRGDEKLLDPATSWLEERTSMKYLGVIDYDDEFSMMPEDSMNVFPFGDGELDVGVIAYPYMSNFNEVFALAKSNSSVRFVRKRREVEKSDLLILPGTRNTVESLKWLKERGLDDVMKRKPLIGVCGGFQMMGHKLLDKAGLESGNPGEYLGLGIFDFDVVYGERKVVSQSLAMGGELSGYEIRRGEVVYVNSKTRPLYVIERRNNLTVSVEDGAFEGDKLGLSIHGFMFSPQGKRILRQFGIESTSGSLEQEVKEQVSSIEKKIREKIDLDQIEEIYKS; from the coding sequence GTGACTCTTCTAATAGCTTCTACGATGAGCGACTCCGGGAAATCAATGGTAGTGGCCGGGCTATCAAGGGCATTCAAGGCACGCCCAGTGAAGGTTCAAAACATGTCTCTGAACAGCTTCTCCACATACGACGGTGGAGAGATCTCGTTCATTCAAGCCTATCAGGCTATGGGGGCAGGGTTTACCCCGAGCAGAGAGAATAACCCGATATTGTTGAAACCTACAGGGAAAGGTGTGGAAGTCATCTTCATGGGTGAACCCCTTGGAGTGATGAAAGCCGACGAGTATTACTCGTCAATTGAAGATTATTGGCAAAAAATTAAGCAGGGAATAAAAAAAGACGACATAGTTGAGGGAGCTGGAGGGATGGGGGAACCCAACTTTCTAGACCGTGACATAACAGTACACAGGGTGGCCTCGGAACTGAAGGCTAACATAATCTTAGTCCTTGACATAGATAGAGGAGGAGCCTTCGCTTCAGCTTACGGCACTTACCTCATGTCTCCTCCGTCGGTGAGGGAAAGAATGAGGGGGTTCATTATAAACAAGTTCAGGGGAGACGAGAAACTCCTGGATCCTGCGACCTCATGGCTCGAGGAACGCACAAGCATGAAATACCTTGGTGTTATAGACTACGACGATGAATTCTCTATGATGCCTGAAGATTCAATGAACGTTTTCCCTTTCGGCGACGGAGAGCTTGACGTTGGAGTTATCGCATATCCTTACATGAGTAATTTCAATGAAGTCTTTGCACTGGCAAAGTCAAATTCCTCAGTAAGGTTCGTAAGGAAGAGAAGGGAAGTCGAGAAGAGCGACTTGTTAATCCTTCCAGGAACTAGGAACACAGTAGAGTCCCTGAAGTGGCTGAAGGAGAGAGGTCTAGACGATGTGATGAAGAGGAAACCTCTCATAGGGGTCTGCGGAGGATTTCAAATGATGGGACACAAGCTTCTGGACAAGGCTGGGTTAGAAAGCGGTAATCCGGGTGAATATCTAGGTCTGGGGATCTTCGATTTCGATGTAGTTTACGGGGAAAGGAAGGTGGTATCTCAGTCCTTGGCCATGGGAGGTGAACTTTCTGGGTATGAGATAAGGAGGGGAGAAGTAGTTTATGTTAACTCCAAGACCAGACCTCTTTACGTGATAGAGAGGAGGAACAACTTAACCGTTAGTGTGGAGGACGGAGCTTTCGAAGGAGATAAGTTAGGGCTCAGCATCCACGGTTTCATGTTCTCACCCCAGGGAAAGAGAATACTGCGTCAGTTCGGGATTGAGTCTACCTCTGGTAGTCTGGAACAAGAGGTGAAAGAGCAAGTATCCTCAATTGAAAAGAAAATTAGAGAGAAAATCGACTTGGATCAAATAGAGGAGATTTATAAATCCTGA